One window of the Runella slithyformis DSM 19594 genome contains the following:
- a CDS encoding Uma2 family endonuclease: MITTLVQTDALPTDLQTVEEFEHWQRQHVSEGSFEFLDGRIIQKESMKQDEAFIANFLLRTFMQTTAFQKGDMLLPELDSYVSETRKRVPDLSYFTVDEIQQMRQKVRVKSKFAIEILSDSESFEDVIEKVQDYFDAGGLLVWYIVPKQQKIYVYVSPDESKAFKGNEIIAATPVIPDFQFEVAQMFS; this comes from the coding sequence ATGATAACCACATTAGTCCAAACTGACGCATTGCCTACTGACCTTCAAACGGTAGAAGAGTTTGAGCATTGGCAACGCCAACACGTGTCGGAAGGCAGTTTTGAATTTTTAGATGGCAGAATTATTCAAAAGGAATCCATGAAGCAGGATGAAGCTTTTATTGCAAACTTTTTGTTGCGCACTTTTATGCAAACAACAGCATTTCAAAAAGGAGATATGCTGTTGCCGGAGTTAGACTCTTACGTAAGTGAAACCCGCAAAAGAGTGCCTGATTTGAGTTACTTTACCGTCGACGAAATTCAGCAAATGCGTCAAAAGGTGAGGGTAAAATCTAAATTTGCCATCGAGATATTGTCTGATTCAGAATCTTTTGAAGATGTGATTGAAAAAGTACAGGATTATTTTGATGCAGGGGGGCTGTTGGTGTGGTATATCGTGCCTAAACAACAAAAAATATACGTTTATGTGAGTCCTGATGAATCGAAGGCTTTCAAAGGAAACGAAATAATTGCAGCAACGCCTGTGATTCCTGATTTTCAGTTTGAGGTAGCCCAAATGTTTTCCTAA
- a CDS encoding CTP synthase: MAANGQKTAKYIFVTGGVTSSLGKGIIGSSLAKLLQSRGLSVTIQKFDPYINVDPGTLNPYEHGECYVTDDGAETDLDLGHYERYLNVRTSQANNVTTGRIYYDVIMRERRGDFLGKTVQVVPHITDEIKNRMRLLGETGEYDVVITEIGGCVGDIESLPFLEAVRQLKFELGENDALVIHLTLIPYLSSAGELKTKPTQHSVRMLQESGIQPDILVCRTEHPLPTEMRKKIALFCNVQPASVIEAMDASTIYDVPLLMKKERLDQRVLYMLDIYDDKDVDLDAWQVFVDRLKNPKSTVRIGLVGKYVELHDAYKSITEAFIHAGAVNECKVEIEWIHSEHLTTDNAAAKMAALDGVLVAPGFGERGIEGKIAAVQYVRENNIPFFGICLGMQMAVIEYARNVLGWADAHSTEMDSETDHAVIGMMEDQKNITNKGGTMRLGAYACKLQPQTLAHKIYGKANISERHRHRYEFNNQFRKDFEKAGMVLSGINPENDLVEVIELPKHPYFIGVQYHPELKSTVMAPHPLFVHFVKAALTNAHQKREVAQLLTEEPNELVAEQ; encoded by the coding sequence ATGGCTGCTAACGGGCAAAAAACCGCAAAATATATCTTCGTTACGGGCGGCGTAACGTCATCTTTGGGAAAGGGCATCATTGGCTCATCCCTCGCAAAACTCCTTCAGTCACGTGGATTGTCGGTCACTATTCAGAAGTTCGATCCGTACATCAACGTTGATCCGGGCACACTCAATCCATACGAACACGGCGAGTGTTATGTCACCGACGACGGCGCAGAAACGGATCTTGATTTGGGGCATTACGAGCGCTATTTAAACGTACGTACCTCTCAGGCCAACAATGTTACCACCGGACGCATCTATTACGATGTCATCATGCGGGAGCGTCGCGGCGACTTTTTGGGTAAAACGGTTCAGGTTGTTCCTCACATCACCGACGAAATCAAAAACAGAATGCGCCTGCTCGGTGAAACGGGCGAGTACGACGTAGTCATTACGGAGATCGGCGGGTGCGTGGGCGATATTGAGTCGCTTCCTTTTCTGGAAGCTGTGCGTCAGTTAAAGTTTGAACTGGGCGAAAACGATGCCCTCGTAATTCACCTGACGCTCATTCCGTATTTGAGTTCAGCGGGCGAGTTGAAAACCAAACCTACGCAGCACTCCGTTCGGATGTTGCAGGAGTCGGGCATTCAGCCCGATATTTTGGTGTGTCGTACCGAGCATCCACTCCCGACTGAAATGCGCAAGAAAATTGCCCTGTTCTGTAATGTTCAACCTGCTTCGGTCATTGAAGCCATGGATGCGTCTACGATCTATGATGTGCCGTTGTTGATGAAAAAAGAGCGTCTCGACCAACGCGTGCTGTACATGCTTGATATCTACGACGACAAAGACGTGGATCTGGACGCCTGGCAGGTGTTTGTGGACCGACTCAAGAATCCCAAAAGCACGGTTCGTATCGGCTTGGTTGGCAAGTACGTAGAATTGCACGACGCCTATAAATCCATCACGGAAGCATTCATTCATGCCGGTGCGGTCAATGAATGCAAAGTGGAAATCGAATGGATTCATTCGGAACATCTTACCACGGATAATGCGGCGGCAAAAATGGCCGCTTTGGACGGAGTACTCGTAGCGCCGGGCTTCGGCGAGCGGGGTATTGAGGGCAAAATCGCGGCGGTGCAGTACGTCCGCGAAAATAACATTCCGTTCTTCGGTATTTGTTTGGGTATGCAGATGGCGGTCATTGAATACGCCCGCAATGTGCTGGGCTGGGCCGATGCACATTCGACCGAAATGGACAGCGAAACCGACCATGCCGTCATCGGAATGATGGAAGATCAGAAAAATATTACCAACAAAGGGGGCACCATGCGCTTAGGGGCGTATGCCTGTAAATTGCAGCCTCAAACGTTGGCGCATAAAATCTACGGCAAAGCAAACATCAGCGAGCGCCACCGCCACCGCTATGAGTTCAATAACCAATTCCGCAAAGATTTCGAAAAAGCGGGTATGGTATTGTCGGGAATTAACCCCGAAAACGACTTGGTGGAAGTCATTGAATTGCCGAAACATCCGTATTTCATCGGTGTGCAGTATCACCCCGAATTGAAAAGTACAGTAATGGCTCCGCATCCGTTGTTTGTTCATTTTGTAAAAGCGGCGCTGACCAATGCGCATCAAAAACGCGAAGTGGCACAACTGCTTACCGAAGAGCCCAATGAGCTGGTGGCTGAGCAATAA
- a CDS encoding DUF4230 domain-containing protein: MTAVVRLLLRLLLFAIIIVGIISVWEGMKTGKWFSLGSSEETETTHAMVLEEVQSLGKLELVRYNFKDIVEHEQIVQWFPNPKAILIVQGEAIGCIDLTKITTSDITTESDTVVIHLPEPELCTYKIDHTKSKVYNTEYAFTEEAKLVQEAYRQAEKQIQQSALDMGILNQTKQNANLILKPMLEKISGKKVVLRYRLKATIPNPR, from the coding sequence ATGACCGCTGTCGTCCGTTTGTTACTTCGTCTGTTGCTTTTTGCCATTATTATCGTCGGAATCATCTCCGTTTGGGAAGGGATGAAGACCGGAAAATGGTTTTCTCTCGGATCCTCCGAAGAGACGGAAACTACCCACGCCATGGTGCTGGAAGAGGTGCAGTCATTGGGAAAACTGGAGTTGGTCCGTTATAATTTTAAAGACATTGTAGAGCACGAGCAGATCGTCCAATGGTTTCCCAATCCGAAAGCGATTTTGATCGTACAGGGCGAAGCCATCGGCTGCATTGACCTAACGAAAATCACTACCTCCGACATTACGACCGAATCCGATACCGTGGTGATTCATCTGCCTGAACCTGAACTCTGTACTTATAAAATTGACCACACCAAATCAAAAGTATACAACACCGAATACGCCTTTACGGAAGAGGCCAAATTGGTCCAGGAAGCCTACCGACAGGCCGAAAAACAAATCCAACAATCGGCGCTTGACATGGGAATTCTGAACCAAACCAAACAAAACGCCAACCTGATTTTAAAGCCTATGTTAGAAAAAATATCGGGTAAAAAAGTAGTGTTGCGTTATCGCCTGAAAGCGACCATTCCCAACCCAAGGTAA
- a CDS encoding prephenate dehydrogenase, with amino-acid sequence MITTIIGIGLLGGSYALSLRDKYPKMHFIGVDASEVHGRLAVAKGIVDEVLPMEIAIPKSDLVVLAVPVNYIVELLPQVLDLIHGKATVVDLGSTKRLICEVADAHPHRHRFVAAHPMAGTENSGPSAAFRELLPEKNVILCDCEKSDADSVALVEALFRDIGMKLHYMTPAEHDLHLAYVSHLSHVTSFALGYTVLEKERDEQNIFDMASTGFSSTVRLAKSSPAMWAPIFDQNRENLSRALGDYIEFLQQYKTFIDDRDIQASVDFMQRANEIRRILSGIEKK; translated from the coding sequence ATGATTACCACTATCATCGGTATTGGACTGCTTGGCGGCTCGTATGCCCTTTCATTACGGGACAAATACCCAAAAATGCATTTTATCGGAGTGGATGCTTCCGAAGTTCACGGACGTTTGGCGGTAGCTAAGGGTATTGTTGACGAAGTACTTCCGATGGAAATCGCCATTCCCAAATCAGATCTGGTCGTATTGGCTGTACCTGTCAATTATATTGTAGAACTATTGCCGCAGGTATTGGATTTAATTCACGGTAAAGCCACCGTAGTAGATCTGGGTTCTACCAAACGGCTTATCTGTGAAGTAGCCGACGCCCATCCGCATCGGCATCGTTTTGTGGCGGCGCACCCGATGGCAGGAACCGAGAATTCGGGCCCTTCGGCGGCTTTTCGTGAGTTATTGCCCGAGAAAAATGTCATTCTCTGCGATTGTGAAAAAAGTGATGCCGACAGTGTAGCGCTCGTGGAAGCTCTTTTCAGGGACATTGGCATGAAACTCCACTACATGACCCCCGCTGAGCACGATCTGCATTTGGCGTATGTGTCGCATTTGAGCCACGTGACGTCGTTTGCGCTGGGATATACGGTGTTGGAAAAGGAAAGAGACGAGCAAAATATCTTTGATATGGCAAGTACGGGTTTCAGCTCAACCGTACGTTTGGCCAAAAGTTCACCCGCGATGTGGGCACCTATTTTTGACCAAAACCGTGAAAATCTCTCACGGGCGCTGGGTGATTACATTGAGTTTTTGCAGCAATACAAAACCTTTATTGATGACCGCGATATTCAGGCAAGCGTTGATTTTATGCAACGCGCCAACGAGATTCGGCGGATACTGTCGGGAATTGAGAAAAAGTAG
- the ribD gene encoding bifunctional diaminohydroxyphosphoribosylaminopyrimidine deaminase/5-amino-6-(5-phosphoribosylamino)uracil reductase RibD, translating into MNDSLQPMDSLYMRRALELATLGRGRVSPNPMVGCVIVSNDRIIGEGWHQRYGERHAEVNAVNDALAQNSAPLLPEATVYVTLEPCSHFGKTPPCADLLIEKRVKRVVICNDDPNPLVAGKGIEKLRETGIEVITGVLSEEGRTLNARFFTFFEQKRPYIILKWAQTADGFIADEDKQPLMISCRQSRTLSHQWRTQEDAILVGTNTALNDNPQLNARLWTGPNPIRIVLDRTLRLPHELHVFDNTQKTLLYNAFSNEEEGETTFVQINFDENFIDRFLSDLHKRKIQSVLVEGGAQLLQAFLNDGHFDEIRVFTSPTPIRKGTSAPLLPTGVRLITQKQIGTDWLAYYEKE; encoded by the coding sequence ATGAACGACTCCTTACAACCCATGGATAGCCTATACATGCGCCGTGCATTGGAACTTGCCACCCTCGGACGCGGCAGGGTTAGCCCTAATCCGATGGTAGGCTGCGTGATTGTCAGCAATGACCGAATCATCGGAGAAGGTTGGCATCAACGCTATGGCGAAAGACACGCCGAGGTCAATGCCGTCAATGACGCACTGGCACAAAACTCCGCTCCTCTCCTACCCGAAGCCACGGTATACGTGACGCTTGAACCTTGCTCTCACTTTGGCAAAACCCCGCCCTGCGCCGATCTGTTGATCGAAAAACGGGTAAAACGCGTCGTTATCTGCAACGATGACCCGAATCCACTGGTGGCGGGGAAAGGAATTGAGAAGTTACGGGAGACGGGTATAGAGGTCATTACGGGAGTGTTGTCTGAGGAAGGCCGCACATTGAATGCCCGTTTTTTTACTTTTTTTGAGCAAAAACGTCCGTATATCATTCTGAAATGGGCCCAAACTGCCGACGGCTTTATTGCCGACGAAGACAAACAACCGCTCATGATCAGTTGCCGACAGTCGCGAACGTTGAGTCACCAATGGCGCACGCAGGAAGATGCGATTTTGGTCGGTACCAACACGGCCCTCAATGATAATCCCCAACTCAACGCCCGTCTGTGGACGGGGCCGAATCCAATCCGTATTGTTCTTGACCGCACTTTACGCCTGCCGCACGAGCTTCATGTGTTTGACAATACTCAAAAAACGCTACTCTATAATGCCTTCAGCAACGAAGAAGAAGGAGAAACTACGTTTGTACAGATTAATTTTGACGAGAATTTTATCGACCGTTTTTTATCCGACCTGCATAAACGGAAGATACAGTCCGTGCTGGTAGAAGGCGGTGCCCAACTCCTTCAGGCATTTTTGAACGACGGGCATTTTGATGAGATCAGGGTGTTTACAAGTCCCACTCCTATCCGTAAAGGCACTTCGGCTCCGCTGTTGCCCACGGGAGTTCGGTTGATTACCCAAAAACAAATAGGTACCGACTGGCTGGCTTATTACGAGAAAGAGTGA
- the bla gene encoding class A beta-lactamase, subclass A2 — translation MYTIKTIPLKTRFLTLFISLTSYCTFGQIESLKQKIRQIVSATDGTLGIGISGLNNRDTLTLNNHVHFAMQSVYKFHLGLAILNQVDQGKLKLNQKILILKKDLLPDTWSPLREKYPNGNVEIPLSELLQFTVAQSDNNGCDILFRIMGGPRVVDNYIKSIGMTDVAIMTTEEQMHKDVKAQFSNWTTPWSAVQLLEKFYQKKILSPASHAFMWQTLTGATTGAQKIKGLLPAGTIVAHKSGLSGVNSEGITAATNDIGIVTLPNGKHFIISTFYSNTKKSDKESDRVIAEVAKAAFDYFSSK, via the coding sequence ATGTACACCATCAAAACCATTCCACTGAAAACCCGGTTTCTTACGCTTTTTATCAGCCTGACTTCGTATTGTACATTTGGTCAAATCGAGTCTTTGAAACAAAAAATCAGGCAAATCGTTTCGGCCACCGACGGCACTTTAGGCATTGGTATTTCGGGATTGAATAATCGTGATACGCTTACGCTCAATAATCACGTTCATTTTGCCATGCAGAGTGTGTATAAATTTCATTTGGGGCTGGCCATCCTGAATCAGGTCGATCAGGGAAAATTGAAGCTGAACCAGAAGATACTTATTCTAAAGAAGGACCTGCTGCCTGATACTTGGAGCCCGTTGCGTGAAAAATACCCCAATGGAAACGTAGAGATTCCACTCAGTGAATTGCTCCAATTTACGGTGGCGCAAAGTGACAACAACGGGTGCGATATTTTATTCAGGATCATGGGCGGCCCCCGAGTAGTCGATAATTACATCAAAAGCATCGGTATGACCGACGTAGCCATCATGACCACGGAAGAACAAATGCACAAAGATGTCAAGGCCCAATTTTCCAATTGGACAACTCCCTGGTCAGCCGTACAATTATTGGAGAAGTTTTATCAAAAGAAAATTCTTTCTCCTGCAAGTCATGCTTTTATGTGGCAAACGTTAACAGGAGCCACTACCGGTGCTCAGAAAATCAAAGGGCTGTTACCTGCGGGCACCATCGTGGCGCATAAGTCGGGGCTTTCGGGGGTCAACAGCGAGGGCATTACTGCCGCTACCAACGACATCGGTATCGTGACACTACCCAATGGTAAACACTTTATTATCAGCACTTTCTATTCCAATACAAAAAAGAGCGATAAAGAAAGCGACCGAGTCATTGCTGAAGTGGCCAAAGCGGCTTTTGATTATTTCTCATCGAAATAG
- a CDS encoding D-alanine--D-alanine ligase family protein, which yields MRIGIFFGGPAREREISYAGGKTAYENMDKALFTPVLVFVDSLGNFILTDESTLYHSGIRAFYPGPAFREGGFEVYIESLQQQLSPAELEALMHGIGTPIQPQDFKKYFDFAFIILHGPDCEDGAIQGLMEWHKMPYMGPGLLGSAVSIDKILQNEQIARANGQEKKMAVVRWEEWHGADISQKFEEAKAAVGLPIVVKAPHQGSSIGVAIVKEDSADAFAKAVNQCFFSLEIRADDWRSWSEAEKHTFAQRIGNLDESIGYPVVIQETQETIYHPLDLLDKLDASLHSSFTLLSINAEDQVLLEEFMTGQEFSCGVIQDNDGTVIALPPTEIAKMDENQTFDFKTKYKLNVTRKFIPVRTALENNQKIQYNIALVFEKLGMNAVARIDGFLTPDGRVLLHDPNTLPGMSPTSLIFKQMAEIGLDVTHAITYLIRQSLRERIRTGKDTIHLRKLLSTLDADIAQKLAERTLQNVEFEATTEAYMEARRTFSQLSASGKVKPTAVLKISDDEKHELPVGLLFKDTIEDVLEMVAQPVHPLITETREKAKNITRRFVG from the coding sequence GTGCGTATCGGAATCTTTTTTGGCGGACCCGCGCGTGAGCGCGAAATCTCCTATGCAGGCGGTAAAACGGCCTACGAAAACATGGACAAAGCACTGTTTACGCCCGTTTTGGTGTTTGTAGACAGTCTCGGTAATTTTATCCTGACCGATGAATCCACCCTTTACCATTCCGGTATTCGCGCTTTTTATCCGGGTCCCGCCTTCAGAGAAGGTGGCTTTGAAGTGTACATTGAATCGTTGCAGCAGCAACTTTCGCCCGCCGAATTGGAGGCGTTGATGCACGGCATCGGCACGCCGATCCAACCGCAGGATTTCAAAAAATATTTCGATTTTGCCTTTATTATCCTCCACGGCCCCGACTGCGAAGACGGTGCCATTCAGGGACTTATGGAATGGCATAAAATGCCGTACATGGGCCCGGGATTATTAGGGTCAGCGGTGAGCATTGATAAGATCCTGCAAAATGAGCAAATTGCCCGTGCCAACGGGCAGGAGAAAAAAATGGCCGTGGTGCGTTGGGAAGAATGGCATGGGGCCGATATCTCACAAAAATTTGAGGAAGCTAAAGCGGCCGTTGGATTACCGATTGTGGTCAAAGCTCCGCATCAGGGCTCTTCCATCGGCGTGGCGATCGTGAAAGAAGACAGCGCAGATGCCTTTGCCAAAGCCGTCAATCAATGCTTTTTTTCGTTGGAAATACGGGCCGACGACTGGAGAAGTTGGTCAGAGGCCGAAAAACACACCTTTGCCCAACGCATAGGAAACCTGGACGAGAGCATCGGTTATCCCGTAGTGATTCAGGAAACGCAGGAAACTATTTACCATCCTCTCGACCTGTTGGATAAGCTGGACGCTTCCCTTCATTCTTCATTTACCTTACTTTCCATTAATGCGGAAGATCAGGTATTGCTGGAAGAATTTATGACCGGTCAGGAATTTTCCTGCGGGGTAATTCAGGACAATGATGGCACTGTCATTGCGCTGCCGCCGACCGAAATTGCCAAAATGGACGAAAATCAGACATTCGATTTCAAGACCAAATACAAGCTGAACGTTACGCGGAAGTTTATCCCGGTCAGAACTGCCCTGGAAAACAATCAAAAGATTCAATACAACATTGCGTTGGTGTTTGAGAAACTGGGCATGAATGCCGTGGCCCGCATTGACGGATTTCTTACTCCCGACGGACGCGTGCTGCTCCACGACCCCAATACACTGCCGGGGATGTCGCCGACCTCATTGATCTTCAAACAGATGGCCGAGATCGGTCTGGACGTCACCCATGCCATCACCTACCTGATTCGCCAATCCCTGCGTGAGCGTATCCGCACGGGTAAAGATACGATTCATCTGCGGAAGCTGCTCTCGACGCTGGACGCTGACATTGCGCAGAAACTTGCTGAACGTACGTTACAGAACGTGGAATTTGAAGCCACCACGGAAGCCTACATGGAAGCACGCCGCACGTTCAGTCAGCTTTCTGCTTCAGGAAAGGTAAAGCCAACGGCCGTGTTGAAGATCAGCGACGACGAAAAACACGAATTGCCCGTCGGTCTGTTGTTTAAGGATACGATTGAAGATGTGCTGGAAATGGTTGCTCAACCCGTTCATCCGCTCATCACCGAAACCCGCGAAAAAGCAAAGAATATCACCCGTCGTTTTGTGGGGTAA
- a CDS encoding arginine deiminase family protein, which produces MNSNHPLKVSSEVGTLRKLLIHSPDRGLGKVVPSKAQDWLFEDIVHLDTMRREEYDYYVKILLYFLDPEKVKGKINEIDSDASRAFYKPGSPEYFNSDKVVDIQKLLAEILENETIQTKLIASICAVERCSFKIQQKLKEYDSLELAKILISGSLPDKSMIFAPVPNFIFTRDIGIVINEYILLNKPAKTARTRESLLTQYIFFYHPMFERYRENIIEIPDNEHHFLLTESDLKSDYYRSTLEGGDVMMVAPRHLLIGCSERTTLYAAQQVMKALFERNAVDTITIVKIPKKRDYMHIDTVFTQVKRNMWVLLGDIARQGDEAKKRDVLHFFAPKEDPDRLQIMQFNKGWENKPTEIENLEDLLADISKNDLGCNEPVQFIYSGNNEFPFGAREQWTDSCNLLALKDGVVIGYDRNDKTLEAFRTAGFRTVRAKDLLDEFEAEISSAETITDTFIMLPSAELSRARGGSHCMSLPILRDDF; this is translated from the coding sequence ATGAATAGCAATCATCCACTGAAGGTTTCCTCCGAAGTCGGCACGTTACGCAAACTCCTCATTCACAGTCCGGATCGCGGATTAGGCAAAGTGGTACCCTCTAAAGCGCAGGATTGGCTTTTTGAGGACATTGTACATCTTGACACCATGCGGCGCGAAGAGTATGATTATTACGTAAAAATTCTGCTGTATTTTCTGGACCCTGAAAAAGTAAAAGGGAAGATCAACGAGATAGATTCCGATGCTTCACGGGCATTTTATAAACCGGGAAGCCCTGAATATTTTAATTCAGATAAAGTGGTGGATATCCAGAAATTGTTGGCCGAAATCCTCGAAAACGAAACCATACAGACCAAGTTGATCGCGTCTATCTGCGCGGTCGAGCGCTGCTCGTTCAAAATACAGCAAAAGCTCAAAGAATACGATTCATTGGAGTTGGCTAAAATCCTGATTTCGGGTTCTTTGCCCGATAAATCCATGATCTTTGCTCCCGTTCCTAATTTTATTTTTACGAGAGATATCGGTATCGTGATCAATGAGTACATTCTGCTCAATAAACCCGCCAAAACAGCCCGGACCCGGGAGTCGCTGTTGACGCAGTATATTTTCTTTTATCACCCTATGTTTGAGAGGTATCGGGAAAATATCATTGAAATTCCCGACAACGAGCATCATTTTCTTTTGACCGAAAGCGACCTCAAAAGTGATTACTATCGCTCAACGCTCGAAGGCGGCGACGTAATGATGGTGGCACCCCGACATTTGTTGATCGGTTGCAGCGAACGCACCACACTTTATGCGGCACAGCAGGTGATGAAAGCCCTGTTTGAGCGCAATGCCGTGGATACTATCACGATTGTGAAAATCCCCAAAAAGCGTGATTACATGCACATTGATACGGTGTTTACGCAGGTAAAACGTAACATGTGGGTATTGCTGGGAGACATTGCCCGGCAGGGTGATGAGGCAAAAAAAAGGGATGTATTGCATTTCTTTGCGCCCAAAGAAGATCCTGACCGGTTGCAAATCATGCAGTTTAATAAGGGATGGGAAAATAAACCGACCGAAATCGAGAACCTGGAAGACCTGTTGGCCGACATCAGCAAAAACGATTTGGGGTGTAATGAACCTGTGCAGTTTATTTATTCGGGAAACAATGAGTTTCCGTTTGGAGCCCGCGAACAGTGGACCGATTCCTGCAATTTGCTGGCGCTGAAAGACGGCGTAGTGATCGGTTATGACCGCAACGACAAAACCCTGGAGGCCTTCCGGACGGCCGGCTTCAGAACCGTTCGGGCCAAAGACCTGTTGGATGAATTTGAGGCAGAAATTTCTTCTGCTGAAACCATTACAGACACCTTTATTATGCTGCCGTCGGCCGAGTTGTCGCGGGCGCGGGGGGGCTCACATTGCATGAGTTTACCGATTTTGCGGGATGATTTTTAG
- the ctlX gene encoding citrulline utilization hydrolase CtlX has protein sequence MSHKMQPQATSHILMIRPVRFAFNEETAESNAFQNVEMAAKTKEAAQQEALEEFDHMVSQLTAAGVEVIVYEDTPEPFTPDSIFPNNWISFHQSGKVVLYPMQAPNRRLERRMDIIDDLRNRFHVEEIIDLSSFEQQEKYLEGTGSMVLDRRYKIAYACLSPRTHQEVLDAFVEATGYKVVTFNAVDANGKAVYHTNVVMCVGDAFAVVCLQSIPDPDERLMVREELEKTGKQVIEITLEQMNSFAGNMLMVNNKRGEKILVMSTQAFESLTAKQRDEIDDYAVLLHVDLSVIEGNGGGSARCMMAEVHLPEK, from the coding sequence ATGTCACACAAAATGCAACCCCAAGCCACATCGCACATTCTGATGATTCGACCTGTGCGGTTTGCGTTTAATGAAGAAACGGCGGAAAGCAATGCTTTTCAGAACGTTGAGATGGCCGCAAAGACCAAAGAGGCTGCCCAACAGGAGGCCTTGGAAGAGTTTGACCACATGGTGTCGCAGCTTACGGCGGCGGGTGTGGAGGTGATTGTCTATGAAGATACCCCGGAGCCTTTTACGCCCGATTCCATTTTTCCGAACAATTGGATTTCCTTCCATCAAAGCGGTAAGGTAGTACTGTATCCGATGCAGGCCCCAAACCGTCGCTTGGAACGCCGTATGGATATTATTGATGACCTGCGAAATCGTTTTCACGTTGAAGAGATCATTGATCTGTCTTCGTTTGAGCAGCAGGAAAAATACCTTGAAGGAACGGGCAGCATGGTGCTCGACCGGCGCTATAAAATTGCCTATGCCTGCCTTTCCCCCCGTACCCATCAGGAGGTGCTGGATGCGTTTGTGGAAGCAACCGGATATAAGGTGGTAACATTCAACGCAGTAGACGCCAATGGAAAAGCAGTCTATCATACCAACGTAGTAATGTGCGTCGGTGATGCTTTTGCCGTGGTGTGTCTGCAATCCATTCCTGATCCTGATGAGCGTCTGATGGTGCGGGAAGAACTTGAAAAAACGGGGAAACAGGTGATTGAAATCACCTTGGAGCAAATGAACAGTTTTGCGGGTAATATGCTGATGGTCAATAACAAACGCGGTGAAAAAATACTGGTGATGTCGACGCAGGCGTTTGAATCACTGACCGCCAAACAACGGGATGAAATCGACGACTACGCGGTGCTCTTACACGTTGATCTCTCGGTCATTGAAGGCAACGGCGGCGGCTCGGCCCGCTGCATGATGGCAGAAGTACACCTGCCCGAAAAATAG